From the genome of Micrococcales bacterium:
GCGTGCCGCCGCCCCGGGCTCCCTGGCGTGAACTTGGGTAACCACGGTCAACTGAGTTGACCCTCGTTACCGGACATCGCCGCCCCTACCGAACCTTCCACCGGCGCACCCACACCGTGTCCGTGACGCCCGGGCCCTTGGCCGTGATCCGCACCCGCACCTTGCCCTTCGGCGCGTGCTTGGTCCGGACCTTCACAGTGGTCGCGGTCTTGACCACGCGCACCTTCTTGGCGGCCTTGACCGCGATCCGGGCACGCTGCCCGGGTCCCACGACCACCTTGCGCACCAGGACCGCCCGGCCGTTGCGGGGGATCGCCTCCTTCGCCGGGCGCGCCGTGACTTTCAGCGAGGCCGCGGGCTTCAGCGAGACGGTCGGACTCGGACTCGGCGTCGGTGTCGGCTCGACTGGCGGCTTCGCCGGGACCTTGCCGTAGAAGACGTACACCGAGCCGGAGTTGTCTCCGTTGCGGTCCGCCGAGTACGCGTCGACGGCGATGTCGACGCCGCCGTCACCGTTGACGTCGCCCAGCCCGGCCACCGCCGCCCCGAAGGCTTCGCTGGCGGGTTGCCGGAACCCGTCCGGCAGGTCAGCCACGGGCCCGCCGGTCATCGACGTACTGCCGCGCACTAGGGCCGCGAGATCCTCGGTGTCGGAGATGGTCGGCGCGCCGATCAGCGCGTCCGGATACCCGTCGGTGTCGAAGTCCCCGGCGCCGGCCAGGGCCCGCCCCACGCCGTAGCTCGTTGGTGTGCCGCTGAAGGTGACGCCCCGGTCGCTCGCAACGGGCAAGTCGATGTCGCCGGACGTGGAGCGGCCGAACAGGATCGTCGCGGTGTCCCCGAGCGTTGCGTATCCGGGCGATCCGACGGCGAAGTCGTCGAAGCCGTCCTTGTTCATGTCACCGAGCCCCGCCATGGCAGCCCCGGTGAAGGAGGCCGGGGTGTCGTTGTCGATGCGGAACCCCTGGGCAGCCGTCATCGCAACGAGACTCAGCCCCGTGAAGCCCGCCTTGCCGTAGATCACGTAGGCACGCCCGTTCTGCGCGCCACCCGGAGCGTTGGACGCCCCCACCCCGATGTCGGGGATGCCGTCGCCGTTCACATCACCGATTCCCGCGACGGCCGCCCCGGCGAAGTCCCGTGCATTCTCGCCCACGATGGGCACGCCCTGGGAGACGTTCATCACGGTGAGATCCAGCTCCGTCGGGGTCGCCCGTCCGAAGACGACGTACACGATGCCCTGCAGGCCGGCAGCCCCGACGGATCCCATCGCCATGTCGGGATAGCCGTCTTGGTTGACATCGCCGACCCCGGCGACCGCGTAGCCTGTGTCCTCCCCGGCCCCTCCGCTGAACTTCACCCAGCCCGTCGCGGGCTGCGTCAGATCGATGTCGGCGGGGGTGCTGTCCCCCAGCACGAGGTAGGCGGCGCTGGCCATGTTCGCACCGATCAGCACGTCGTCCAGCCCGTCCTTGTTGACGTCACCCACCCCGGCCACACCCACCCCGAGTTGGTCATTCGGCGCCTCGCCGGTGATCTGGATGGTCCGAGTGGTTCCCACGATGCCCGTCTTCAAGGAGGGCCCGCCGAACACGATGTAGGCGGATCCGGCAGACGGTACCGCCAGCGATCCCACAACGATGTCGTCGTAGCCGTCGCCGTCGAAGTCCCCGGCGGAGTCGACCGCCATCCCCAGTTGGGACCCCTTGCTGGGCCCGTCGAGTCTCACCCCCGCCGCGTCCTGCACATTCACCACGTCCGCGCCGGCGGGTCCGGTCAGGAACAACCCGGCGGCAAGGCTGACAGCGGCACCACAGGCCAGGAACTCTCGCATGATGACCACCCCCCAGCGGGCATGCGGGTTCACTCCCAGAGTACGCCCCGAGGGGTGTTGTTGATCATGGTTACAACGTCGGTCGCCGGAACAAACGCTCTGTTTCCGCGGTCCTTCCCGTCATGGGGCTCGTCGAAGCGCCCCTGCTGTTGGTCGCGGCGGCCGGGACTCTCTCTAGGCGCTGCTGATTGCGGCCTCGGAGATCGGGCTAGGCTTCTGGCTCATGATCAAGGGCTTCAACGCCGACGCCGTCGAGCGGCTGTATGCCCCCGCGCGCGAACTGGTGGAGGTGGGCTGATGTCGAACCCCGCATACGAACGTCTGCTGCAGGACTACGTCGCCTACCACCTGGCCCTCGTCGTCGTGGGCGGGTTCTTCACGCTGGCGGTGCTGGGGTTCGCCGTGTTCTCGTGGGTCCGCGCCCGGCGGGCGACGAAGGGTGTCGAGCGCCGCTCGCACCTGGCGTTCGCCGCCGCGAGTTCAGTGGTGGGCCTGCTGCTGGCCGTCGTCGTGGCCGGAAACCTCAGCAACGTGCTGAACCCGCGCCAGGGCCTCGCGGGCGCGATCGGATCCCCCGGGGATCTCAAGCCGGCCGCGACGGGTGAGCTCACGAAAGCACTGACCAGGTGGATGCGTTCTGGCAGCGCGGACGTGCCGCCGGTCATCCAAGACGCGGTCGACGCGCGCCTGGCGTGGCAGGAACCGAAGGCGGTCATCGCAGGCGTCCTGTTGCTGGTCTTCGTCGCCGCCAGTGTCGCGGTTTGGCGCAGCGTCTTCACCCGGTCCCGAGCCGGTCATCGCGTCGCCGGCCGGGTGCTGCTGGGATCGGCCTCGGCATGCGCGTGCTTCGTGCTGATTCTCATGGTCATGGGCAACACGCAGGCGTCCTACGCGCCGATCACGATGACGCTGCTGTTCGGCTGAGGGGTCCCGCGGGTACCTGGGCGGGGGTCTTCGTCCGACCGTCCCAGTCGTGGCGAGCCGGTCAACGCGCCGCATTTCGGTGAGAATGTGGCACCTCAACCCGGGTGCGCCTCGTTGTGGTATCAACAGTGGTATCATGCGGCCATGGCGATGACCCTGCGGCTCGATGAAGAGGAGACTCAAGCTCTTCGGGAGCGCGCTCAGTTGGAAGG
Proteins encoded in this window:
- a CDS encoding FG-GAP repeat protein, producing MREFLACGAAVSLAAGLFLTGPAGADVVNVQDAAGVRLDGPSKGSQLGMAVDSAGDFDGDGYDDIVVGSLAVPSAGSAYIVFGGPSLKTGIVGTTRTIQITGEAPNDQLGVGVAGVGDVNKDGLDDVLIGANMASAAYLVLGDSTPADIDLTQPATGWVKFSGGAGEDTGYAVAGVGDVNQDGYPDMAMGSVGAAGLQGIVYVVFGRATPTELDLTVMNVSQGVPIVGENARDFAGAAVAGIGDVNGDGIPDIGVGASNAPGGAQNGRAYVIYGKAGFTGLSLVAMTAAQGFRIDNDTPASFTGAAMAGLGDMNKDGFDDFAVGSPGYATLGDTATILFGRSTSGDIDLPVASDRGVTFSGTPTSYGVGRALAGAGDFDTDGYPDALIGAPTISDTEDLAALVRGSTSMTGGPVADLPDGFRQPASEAFGAAVAGLGDVNGDGGVDIAVDAYSADRNGDNSGSVYVFYGKVPAKPPVEPTPTPSPSPTVSLKPAASLKVTARPAKEAIPRNGRAVLVRKVVVGPGQRARIAVKAAKKVRVVKTATTVKVRTKHAPKGKVRVRITAKGPGVTDTVWVRRWKVR